The Rhododendron vialii isolate Sample 1 chromosome 5a, ASM3025357v1 genome contains a region encoding:
- the LOC131325859 gene encoding F-box/kelch-repeat protein At3g23880-like — MAYENSSTSREPKKTKQTSQIPLSTEYSQPLLSLPPEITVEILSRLPVKSLLRLRCVCKSWRSLISNPKFAKTHLCRASMNTDYTNHRLIFSRLYPRTDVKSCSLYSIANRNSDSAVQLDCPLKDPNLQVTIWGCCDDLVCIGTEREVFIWNPSTRKYKRPRNVELSCQCYADAWFGFGYDEFIDDYKVVGFFFANRTNGFEPIVKVYSLRSDSWRRIEDCPRRVPRGTLGTFVNRALHWINLSASSGSKDIIVSLDFVKETYGEVSKPEYQDSNLKETVLGVLNGCLCILCQYSGACFHVWVMKEYGIRDSWTTLFVILYGPPPLYCPYSAPLCILENGEVLLNLATHTVRYKPKNGTFSFPEIHNCSPLFSAYIYIESLVSPDSNADSGVQWQHQQ; from the coding sequence ATGGCGTACGAAAACAGCTCTACTAGTCGAGAGCCCAAAAAGACCAAGCAGACCTCTCAAATCCCCCTTTCGACGGAATACTCTCAGCCGCTGCTGAGCCTCCCGCCCGAAATCACGGTCGAAATACTATCGAGACTTCCCGTCAAGTCTCTGCTGCGATTGAGGTGTGTTTGCAAGTCATGGCGTTCTTTGATTTCCAATCCCAAATTCGCCAAAACCCATCTCTGTCGAGCATCTATGAACACCGATTATACCAACCATAGGCTCATTTTCAGCCGTTTGTATCCCCGTACTGATGTCAAGTCATGCTCTCTTTACTCTATTGCGAATCGGAATTCTGATAGTGCTGTTCAGCTTGATTGTCCTTTGAAAGATCCTAATCTTCAAGTTACGATTTGGGGTTGCTGTGATGATTTAGTGTGCATCGGAACTGAAAGAGAAGTATTTATATGGAACCCATCTACTAGGAAATACAAGAGACCGCGGAACGTTGAACTGTCGTGCCAGTGCTATGCTGACGCGTGGTTTGGGTTTGGCTATGATGAGTTTATTGATGATTACAAAGTGGTGGGATTCTTTTTTGCTAATCGCACCAATGGTTTTGAGCCCATAGTGAAGGTGTATTCATTAAGGTCTGATTCGTGGAGAAGGATAGAAGACTGTCCTCGTCGTGTTCCGCGAGGTACTTTAGGGACATTTGTGAACAGGGCCCTCCACTGGATCAATTTGTCAGCGAGTAGCGGTTCCAAAGATATTATTGTTTCTCTTGATTTTGTGAAGGAAACTTATGGAGAGGTTTCGAAACCTGAGTATCAAGATAGTAATCTTAAAGAAACGGTTTTAGGAGTTTTAAATGGATGCCTGTGTATACTCTGTCAGTACTCCGGTGCTTGTTTTCATGTATGGGTAATGAAGGAATATGGTATTAGAGATTCATGGACCACGTTGTTTGTCATACTTTATGGGCCACCTCCATTATATTGTCCGTATTCTGCACCATTATGCATTTTGGAGAATGGTGAAGTTTTACTAAATCTTGCTACGCATACAGTTCGGTACAAACCCAAAAATGGCACTTTCAGTTTTCCTGAGATTCATAATTGCTCTCCACTTTTTAGTGCGTATATCTACATTGAGAGCCTTGTCTCACCCGACTCCAATGCTGACAGTGGGGTTCAGTGGCAACACCAACAGTAA
- the LOC131325854 gene encoding F-box/kelch-repeat protein At3g23880-like: MSYHYHPRYGLGYDESIDDYKVVGFFCSSICFCEVQVMVYTLRSDSWRRIGDFPPRCFPQGVGTFVNGALHWIVGNESNDNIVSLDLAKETYGEVLEPEYGYGYLHEMLDVLNGCLCMVRYCNACADVWIMKEYGIRESWTKLVVIPYTSHPIERLCILKNGEFLLRIQSHLVHYIPKDGTFSHLTVPNCPRYFDEYPYVESLVSPHIDADYGV; the protein is encoded by the coding sequence ATGTCTTACCATTACCACCCGAGGTATGGGCTTGGTTATGATGAGTCTATTGATGATTACAAGGTGGTGGGATTCTTTTGTAGCAGTATTTGCTTTTGTGAGGTTCAAGTGATGGTATATACATTAAGGTCGGATTCGTGGAGGAGAATTGGAGACTTTCCTCCTCGTTGTTTTCCGCAAGGTGTTGGGACATTTGTGAACGGAGCCCTCCACTGGATTGTGGGTAATGAGTCCAACGATAATATTGTTTCTCTTGATTTAGCGAAGGAAACATATGGAGAGGTTTTGGAACCAGAGTATGGATATGGTTATTTGCACGAGATGTTGGATGTTTTAAATGGATGCCTATGTATGGTCCGTTACTGCAATGCTTGTGCTGATGTATGGATAATGAAGGAATATGGTATTAGAGAGTCTTGGACAAAGTTGGTTGTCATACCTTACACGTCTCATCCAATTGAAAGATTGTGCATTTTGAAGAATGGTGAATTTTTACTGCGTATCCAGTCGCATTTAGTTCATTACATCCCCAAAGATGGCACATTTAGTCATCTTACGGTCCCTAATTGTCCAAGGTATTTTGACGAATATCCATATGTTGAGAGCCTAGTCTCGCCTCACATTGATGCTGATTATGGAGTTTAG